In the Marinobacter sp. Arc7-DN-1 genome, TCGTATTCCGTGGCCGTCAGTTCCAGTGCTTTATCGTTCTGATAAATTCGGCGATGGCCCGGTTCGACTCTCAGATCACCATAAGTCCGGGCAGCATTGACCTCTGTTTTCTGATCCCAGGCAATCCGGCGCAACAGGGCCTGTAAACGAGCCACCAGTTCCCGGGGATTGCAGGGTTTGGGAATGTAATCATCGGCACCGACTTCAAACCCGACGATCCGGTCGGTTTCATCGCCCCTGGCCGTCAGCAGCACAACCGGCAAGTGAGTTTCTGCCCTGAGCTCTCTCAGCACCTCAAGCCCACTGATATCTGGCAGCATAATATCCAGAACAACAATGTCGCAGTCCTGTCCCAACGCCAGAGCCAGACCATCCCGGCCATTGGCCGCTTCACGGACGGAGAAGCCCTGATTGTTCAGATAGCGGGCCAGAAGCTCTCGCAATTCATCATCGTCTTCGACCAGTAAAACCCTGCTCTGCATCTTTGCTCTCCACCTTGACTGCAAGAAGTCTAACACGCTCACGACAAGCCGCTGATTCGGCGTAATTTCCTTTGCAGAACCTTTACACAGACCTGACGCTCGTTGACGAAAGGTGGCGCTAACATAGCAACCGTTAACGCAACAGCTGCCAACGCAGCAACTATTGGAGAATAGCTTTATGAAAACACGCACCAGTTCAATCCTTGCCGCAGGCGCCCTTGCTTCCGCCCTGTTGATGAGCAGCCCGGCCCTCATGGCTGACGATCACGGTTACAAGCATCGGGGCGACAGACATGACATGGCGGAGATGTGTGAGAACCTCAAAGATGGCAAAGGTAAGTTCAACAGGGAAGAACGCCAGCAAGAGATGGCGGAGCGTCGTGAGGCTATGGCCGAGCGCCTCAAGCTGAACGATGAGCAGCGTGAAATCTGGAACCAGATGCACGAAGAAAGGCGCGAAAAGCACGAGAAGCGCATGAAAAACTGGCAGGAGGAACTGAAAAAACGCTGCGCCAAATCCTAGGGGTGATCAGAAGCCGGGTTCTGACGTATGGTATCGGGTAGATCAAGGAGTACTGCCCGACCATGCCAGAATCCGGACTTTCCGACCTCACCCTGGAAACCTGTGACAGCATCACTGCCATTCCTGCGCAGGAATGGCAACGACTGGCAGGACGCACCAACCCGTTTCTCCGCTACGAGTTCTTCCAGGCGCTGGAGGCGTCTGCCTGCACCTCTGCGGCTACTGGCTGGACGCCAAGTCACCTGGTTTTCCGAATGGCCGGTAAAATCGTCGGCATAGCACCGGCCTTTCTGAAAAGCCACTCCATGGGTGAATACATTTTTGACTGGGCCTGGGCCAATGCCTACCAACGTCATGGCCTCGATTACTATCCGAAGTTACTGATCGCCGTTCCCTTTACACCCTCCGCAGGCCCCAGGTTGTTGCTGGATCCGGATCTGCGCCGCCAACTGAGACCGGAACAGCTTCATGACTTGCTGGATACGCTGACCAGAAAGCTTGGTGCCCACTCCTGGCACCTGCTGTTTCCGGACAGCGATGACCAGAAGCTGCTCCATCATGACCGGGAGTTGCACCGCATCGGCTGCCAGTTCCACTGGCACAACCACGGTTACCGGAACTTCGAGGATTTTCTGGGAGCGCTGAATTCACGCAAGCGCAAATCCATCCGCAAGGAGCGTCGGCAGGTGGCCGAGCAAGGAATTTCTTTTGCCCGCTTTCACGGTCGGGGCATCCCGGACCATGTGCTCTCAGCCTTCTACGTGTTCTACCAGGCAACCTACCTGAAGCGTGGCCAGCGCCCCTACCTGAACAAGCGGTTCTTTGAACTTCTTCTGGAGCAACTGCCCGGGCATGTGCACCTCATCATGGCGGTTCGCGAAGGCGAACTGATTGCCGGCGCACTGTTCCTGGCCGGTGAGAACATCCTGTACGGTCGCTACTGGGGGTGCCGGGACGAATACAACCACCTGCACTTCGAGACCTGCTATTATCAGGGTATCGAGCTGGCCATGGACCTGGGCCTGACGCACATCGACGCCGGCGCCCAGGGCGAGCACAAACTGGTGCGGGGCTTTGAGCCCGTTATTACCCATTCCTGGCATGGCGTTCTGCACCCGGGCTTTCGCGAGGCCATCGGAAACTTCACCCGGAAAGAAGCAGACCACGTGCTCGATTACTTTGAAGACGCCAGATCTGTCCTGCCCTTCCGACAGCAGGGGCAGGATTAGCTTCTATACTGAAAGTCCGAGACAGGAATTCGACGGGGTCAGATACCATGGACACGGACGCGCTTTGGCGCATGCTCTCATCAGTCAATTTGCCGCTGCTGGTCGCTGCGGGAGCCTTACTGCTGGCCCTGATTTCCCTTAGTCTTATTTCCGGCGCCCGACACCGCAACCGGGACCAGCTGGCGAGCTTACGCGAGAAGTGCGACACGCTCTGGCGTGAGTTAGATGACATTCGGGTGGCGCAATTCAACCGTCCTGGCGATGCCGGAAGCGCTGGGGCGACCTCGTCATTTGAGGAAGCCCGCTACCATACCGAGATGGAGGCCTACAGTAAGATCTGGCCACAGGTGTGGCAACTTTACGAGCGCCTGGGCACCTTCCTGAGGGCCGTAGAAGCGGGTGAGCCCGCAGGGGAGTTGAGGCTGGAATCCCGGAACGCCGCCCTGGAAGCGCGTCACCTTCTGAACAGGAACCGCCCATTCTGCAGTGAATCCGTAGATGAACTGGTCACACGATTGATTGACGCCGAAATCAAGGCACACCTGGCTGCCTGCCAGTATCTGGATCTTCTTAAAGACGTCACCAGCGCCTCATCGAACCACGACCGGCGGGTCCTGCAGGACAAATGCCACAGTCTGCATGAGGGAGAAGCCCGGGACCTGATCAATCAGCTGGCGTCATCAATCCGGCAACGGGCCATCCGAAGTAGCTGAAGACCAGTGGGCCTTAGCTGTCAGTAATACGAAAACCCACTTTCATTACCACCTGATAGTGGCCCACCTTGCCTTCAACGATGTGGCCACGGGTTTCCGTCACCTCAAACCATTCCATGTTGCGGACACTCTTGCCACATTCTTCAAGCGCACTTTCGATGGCGTCTTCAATGCTTTTTTTGGACGAGCCAACAATCTCCACTTTCTTGTAAACATGATGGTCAGACATAATAGGCCTCGCTGAAAATTTGTTCGTGATACCCCTGAGCCTAGAAGACAAGCTTCGCTCCGGCAAACCACGGCACCACCCAGTGCTCATCCGCGAGGTAACCGCGATCGTACTCCTTCACTGCAATCCTTCTGCAGGCCCGGAACTTATCGGCGCTGACCAAGTCTCGAAGGTCTGACCACACTGGACAGGTTCATGAAACGATTTTTCAAATACATCGGGTGGCTTCTTGGTGGTCTGCTACTCCTGCTTTCCGGACCAATCCTCCTGGCCACCAGCGGCAGCCTGCAGGGCGCGGAAAGCTGGCAGACCGCCACCCGGGAGAGCGCGGGCATCGCACCGGCACCGGAGACAACCGAGGAAGCGATCGTGCAGGTTTATGGCGCACGGGCCTGGAGCTGGCGCGGTTATTTTTCGGTGCACACCTGGATTGCCACCAAGGAGAAAGGTGCCAGCTATTACCGTGTTCACGAGGTCACCGGCTGGCGCCACTATGTGGTCAACTCCCTACCGGGTGAACCGGACCGACACTGGTACGGCGCGAAGCCGGAGCTGTATGCGGACATACGGGGCAAAGAAGCAGAGAAACTGATCCCCGATATCTACCAGGCCGTGAAATCCTACCCCTACCCGACCGAGTACGAAGCCTGGCCCGGACCCAACAGCAATACCTTCGTTGCCTGGGTGATCCGGGAGGTGCCGGGGCTCGAAGTTGCACTGCCAAGCCATGCGATTGGCAAGGATTACCTGGGTGATCAGTTCGTCGCGGAGGTGCCGGGCGGGGCCGGTTACCAGATTTCACTGGGAGGCTATTTCGGTCTGCTGGCAGGAATCAGGGAAGGTCTGGAGCTGAATGTGCTGGGACTGTCGTTCGGAGTTAATCCGCTGGCGCTGGGCATCAAACTTCCCGGTGTTGGAGAACTCGCGTTGCGAAACACGAACCCAATGCCCGATACCACTCCTTAGCCAGGGGGAACAGGCGGGCAGAGCCTTCCAAAAATGTGCGGAGCCATGGATGGCGGAGCCAAGCGTACATGGACGTATTCACAGCGGTTTTTGGGAGGCTCTGCCCGCCTGTTCCTTGCTCCGATGCAGGGTTTCAGAGGCTAGAGAATTCCAATCAGCCTGGAATCGGCAGCTTACGCCAGATAACGCACGATCCCGGCCGCCGCGATGCCGGCAGCGATGGCTGGCAGCGGTTTACGCAATGCAAGCATGGTTATTGCGGTTACCAGCAAGGCTGCGAGAGCCCCCGCGTCACCGCTGACCGCCATGGGCACGATAATGGCGATCAGTACCGAGCTGGCCATGGTATTGATGAAACTCTCAATCCGCGGACTGATCTTTACAAAGGACATGATGAATACCCCGCCGAAGCGGGTCACCAGGGTAACGGCGGTCATGATCGCAATCAGAAACAGGATGCCAGCTGTGGTGGTTTCAATGATCATGGGCGCCCTCCTCCGTATCTGCCTCCGCATCGATGGCAGGCTTGCGCTCGAGCCAGAAGAACCCGATCGCGCCACCGGCCAGGGCGCCCACCACAACGTGGGAATTCGGCGGCAGCCATTTCCAGGCCGCCAGCGAGGCAAGCGCCGCAACGGTCCAGGCCACCAGCACCCTCGGTGATTTCTTGCCGCCCAGTGCCATGGCCAGCAGGAAGCTCCCCAGAACCATATCCAGCCCCAGGGCTTTCGGGTTCTGCAACAAGCCGCCAAAGTAAACACCCAGCCAGGTACCGACAATCCAGGCCAGCCAGAGCACCAGCCCGCCACCGAGAATCACCTCAAGGTTACGCCGGCCACTCTGATATTCCTGAGCCGAAACCGCCCAGTTGGCATCCGTCAGCAGCAACAACAGACCATACCGCTTGCCGGGTGACAGGTCCTTGAGCATCGGGTACAGCGAAGCCCCCATCAACAGATGACGGGAATTGATGGCAAATACCACGGCCACCAGAGGCAGGGCCGAAACCTCTCTGCCCCACATATCGATGGCGGCAAACTGGGCGGCACCGGCGAAAACGGTGGTACTCATCAGGATCGCCTCCAGCGGCTGAAGCCCCTTCTGGGTCGCGGCCAGGCCGAAGGCAGCGCCAAACGCCATCACAAACAGCGAGATGGGTAAGAGACGGAGGAATTCCGCACGCACTTTATGCGGCTGAATCTGATACGAATAGGTAGTGGCAGACATCTTAGGAAGCTATGCGGTAACTCGTTAAAAACGAATAGGTAAAAACCACCATGCGGCAAAAAATTTTTGCCCGAAGCTCAAACCGTTAGTTGAATAACTCATGAAAATTGCCAGCCATTCACCAATTTGAAATTGACGTTAACGTCAATCGTCGCTAATTTGTTCCTGTCCAGCCCCAAAAGGGCATTTCCCAATGGGAATCCGGACCGATGAAATCAAACTGCCGGCCATAAGCCGGACGACAAGAACAAGATACCCGCTCATGCCGAGATCCGGCC is a window encoding:
- a CDS encoding GNAT family N-acetyltransferase — its product is MPESGLSDLTLETCDSITAIPAQEWQRLAGRTNPFLRYEFFQALEASACTSAATGWTPSHLVFRMAGKIVGIAPAFLKSHSMGEYIFDWAWANAYQRHGLDYYPKLLIAVPFTPSAGPRLLLDPDLRRQLRPEQLHDLLDTLTRKLGAHSWHLLFPDSDDQKLLHHDRELHRIGCQFHWHNHGYRNFEDFLGALNSRKRKSIRKERRQVAEQGISFARFHGRGIPDHVLSAFYVFYQATYLKRGQRPYLNKRFFELLLEQLPGHVHLIMAVREGELIAGALFLAGENILYGRYWGCRDEYNHLHFETCYYQGIELAMDLGLTHIDAGAQGEHKLVRGFEPVITHSWHGVLHPGFREAIGNFTRKEADHVLDYFEDARSVLPFRQQGQD
- a CDS encoding dodecin encodes the protein MSDHHVYKKVEIVGSSKKSIEDAIESALEECGKSVRNMEWFEVTETRGHIVEGKVGHYQVVMKVGFRITDS
- a CDS encoding AzlC family ABC transporter permease → MSATTYSYQIQPHKVRAEFLRLLPISLFVMAFGAAFGLAATQKGLQPLEAILMSTTVFAGAAQFAAIDMWGREVSALPLVAVVFAINSRHLLMGASLYPMLKDLSPGKRYGLLLLLTDANWAVSAQEYQSGRRNLEVILGGGLVLWLAWIVGTWLGVYFGGLLQNPKALGLDMVLGSFLLAMALGGKKSPRVLVAWTVAALASLAAWKWLPPNSHVVVGALAGGAIGFFWLERKPAIDAEADTEEGAHDH
- a CDS encoding DUF3750 domain-containing protein — translated: MKRFFKYIGWLLGGLLLLLSGPILLATSGSLQGAESWQTATRESAGIAPAPETTEEAIVQVYGARAWSWRGYFSVHTWIATKEKGASYYRVHEVTGWRHYVVNSLPGEPDRHWYGAKPELYADIRGKEAEKLIPDIYQAVKSYPYPTEYEAWPGPNSNTFVAWVIREVPGLEVALPSHAIGKDYLGDQFVAEVPGGAGYQISLGGYFGLLAGIREGLELNVLGLSFGVNPLALGIKLPGVGELALRNTNPMPDTTP
- a CDS encoding response regulator transcription factor — protein: MQSRVLLVEDDDELRELLARYLNNQGFSVREAANGRDGLALALGQDCDIVVLDIMLPDISGLEVLRELRAETHLPVVLLTARGDETDRIVGFEVGADDYIPKPCNPRELVARLQALLRRIAWDQKTEVNAARTYGDLRVEPGHRRIYQNDKALELTATEYEVLQVLLAHAGSVVRKTDLMQWALGRRLEAYDRTLDMHVSNLRRKLGNEDPPRIETVRGLGYSYRVPE
- a CDS encoding AzlD family protein; translation: MIIETTTAGILFLIAIMTAVTLVTRFGGVFIMSFVKISPRIESFINTMASSVLIAIIVPMAVSGDAGALAALLVTAITMLALRKPLPAIAAGIAAAGIVRYLA